GCCCGGTCCCGCAGGCCGAGCTTCGTCAGCACCCGGCTCACGTGCGTCTTCACCGTCTGCTCGGCCAGCACCAGGTGCCCGGCGATCTCGCCGTTGGACAGCCCCTGCGCGACCAGCCGCAGCACCTCGGTCTCCCGCTCGGTGAGCACGTCCAGCGCCGCCGGCCGGACCGCCCGCACCGGCCGCGACCGGACGAAGTCCTCGATCAGCCGCTTGGTCACCGACGGCGCCAGCAGCGCCTCGCCGCGCGCCACCACCCGCACCGCCGCCAGCAGGTCGCCCGCCGGGGCGTGCTTGAGCAGGAACCCGCTGGCCCCGGCCCGCAGCGCCTCGTAGACGTAGTCGTCCAGGTCGAACGTGGTCAGCACGAGCACCCTGACCGGGTCGTCGGCCAGCAGCCGGGTCGCGGTCAGGCCGTCCGTGCCGGGCATCCGGATGTCCATGAGCACCACGTCCGGCGCCAGCCGCCGGGCCAGCGCCACCGCCTCGGCGCCGTCGCCCGCCGACCCCACCACCTCGATGTCCGGCTGGGCGTCCAGCAGGGCCGAGAAGCCCTCGCGCACCATCTCCTGGTCGTCCGCGACCAGCACCTTGATCAACGCCACACCCCCGTCAGCCCCGCCCGGCGGGGATCACCGCCCGCACCTCGAACCCGCCGTCCCCGGTGGGCCCCGCGGTCACCTCGCCGCCGTGCACCGCCACCCGCTCGCGCATCCCCCGCAGGCCGTGCCCGCCACCGCCGCCGCGCGACGGCCCGCCCGCCGTGTTGCGCACGACGACCCGCAGCTCACCGCCCTCGAACCCGACCGAGACGGACGTCGACGAGCCGGGCGCGTGCCGCTCCGCGTTGGTCAGCGCCTCCTGGACGACGCGGTACGCGGTCAGCCCCACCGCACCGGGCACCTCGACGGCGGGCAGCTCGGCCCCGGCGTGCAGCGCGCGGATGTCGGCCAGCCCGGGCTGCGGCACCCGGTCGGCCCGCTGGTCCGCCGCCCGCAGCACGCCCAGCAGCCCCTGCATGTCGGTGATCGCCGCCCGGGCGT
This portion of the Saccharothrix syringae genome encodes:
- a CDS encoding response regulator gives rise to the protein MIKVLVADDQEMVREGFSALLDAQPDIEVVGSAGDGAEAVALARRLAPDVVLMDIRMPGTDGLTATRLLADDPVRVLVLTTFDLDDYVYEALRAGASGFLLKHAPAGDLLAAVRVVARGEALLAPSVTKRLIEDFVRSRPVRAVRPAALDVLTERETEVLRLVAQGLSNGEIAGHLVLAEQTVKTHVSRVLTKLGLRDRAQAVIAAYESGLVVPR